Proteins co-encoded in one Rhopalosiphum maidis isolate BTI-1 chromosome 2, ASM367621v3, whole genome shotgun sequence genomic window:
- the LOC113551245 gene encoding NADH-ubiquinone oxidoreductase 49 kDa subunit gives MVSVLNLVKRNNLGHLSKYLAANDRIYQHVRSASKWYPGVEEMKKFERPVMFVPEEAGDWKVEAWNSNPQPVEREVKNMTINFGPQHPAAHGVLRLVLELAGEVVIRADPHIGLLHRGTEKLIEYKTYTQALPYFDRLDYVSMMCNEQCYSLAVEKLLNIDIPLRAKYIRTLFAEITRLLNHIMAIGTHALDIGAMTPFFWLFEEREKMMEFYERVSGARMHAAYIRPGGVSQDIPLGLMDDIYQFISKFGERIDETEDMLTNNGIWIARTRDIGVVSAEDALNLGFSGVMLRGSGIKWDLRQTQPYDAYHLVDFDIPIGARGDCYDRYLCRVAEMRQSLRIIEQCLNQMPAGEIKTDDMKVSTPSRSEMKNSMEALIHHFKLFTQGYQVPPGATYTAIEAPKGEFGVYLVSDGTSKPYRCKIKAPGFAHLAALEKIGKKHFLADIVAIIGTLDVVFGEIDR, from the exons atggtttcAGTTTTGAATTTAGTGAAAAGAAATAACTTGGGCCACCTATCAAAGTATTTGGCTGCAAATGACCGAATCTATCA ACACGTTAGGAGTGCATCAAAATGGTACCCGGGCGTCgaagaaatgaaaaaatttgaaCGACCTGTAATGTTTGTACCTGAAGAAGCAGGTGATTGGAAGGTGGAAGCATGGAATTCTAATCCGCAGCCTGTTGAACGAGAAGTGAAAAACATGACCATCAATTTTGGACCACAACATCCAGCTGCCCATGGTGTACTTAGATTAGTACTGGAACTGGCAGGAGAG GTTGTTATACGAGCTGATCCTCATATTGGACTTTTACACCGTGGtacagaaaaattaattgaatacaagACATATACTCAAGCATTGCCATATTTTGATCGTCTTGATTATGTATCTATGATGTGTAATGAACAGTGTTATTCGTTGGCTGTGGAAAAGTTGTTGAACATTGATATACCATTGAGGGCAAAGTATATCAGAa ctttgtTTGCGGAAATTACTCGTttgttaaatcatattatggcTATTGGTACACATGCATTAGATATTGGTGCTATGACACCATTCTTTTGGTTATTTGAAGAACGAGAAAAAATGATGGAATTCTATGAAAGAGTATCTGGAGCTAGGATGCATGCTGCATACATTCGTCCTGGAGGTGTATCTCAG gatATACCACTTGGATTAATGGATGatatttatcagtttatatCAAAGTTTGGGGAACGTATTGATGAAACTGAAGATATGCTTACAAATAATGGTATTTGGATTGCTAGGACACGTGATATAGGTGTTGTGAGTGCCGAAGACGCTCTAAATTTAGGTTTTAG tGGTGTTATGTTACGTGGTTCTGGTATCAAATGGGATTTACGTCAAACACAGCCTTATGATGCATACCATCTTGTTGATTTTGACATACCTATCGGTGCTCGTGGTGATTGTTATGACAG ATACTTATGTAGAGTTGCAGAAATGAGACAATCACTTAGAATTATTGAACAGTGTTTGAATCAAATGCCAGCTGGAGAAATTAAAACTGATGACATGAAAGTATCAACACCGTCTAGATCAGAAATGAaa aaCTCTATGGAAGCTTTAATTCAtcatttcaaattgtttacacAAGGTTATCAAGTACCTCCAGGTGCTACATATACTGCAATTGAAGCACCCAAGG gtGAATTTGGTGTCTATTTAGTTTCTGATGGTACTTCTAAACCATATAGATGTAAAATCAAAGCACCTGGATTTGCACATCTTGCTGCATTAGAGAAAATAGGAAAAAAACACTTCCTTGCTGATATTGTCGCTATTATTG gaacaCTTGACGTTGTCTTTGGTGAAATTGATCGTTAA
- the LOC113551246 gene encoding 39S ribosomal protein L27, mitochondrial: MMLSNLSFPNLVSTVGTLLFRNSVRYASKKSGTSTANVGGRVRPKHRGIRYNDGLEVQAGTMLVLQRELRFHPGLHVGFGRNGTLFALEQGKVVVSCEKMDPNWNHTWVQRFYNHRKGQTIYKKFFNIIPKPQHNRFKLVESI, encoded by the exons ATGATGCTAAGCAATTTGTCATTTCCTAATCTCGTTTCAACAGTAGGgacattattat ttcgTAACAGTGTTCGATATGCGTCCAAAAAATCCGGTACAAGTACAGCTAATGTCGGTGGCCGAGTTCGTCCTAAACATAGAGGTATCAGGTACAACGATGGCCTTGAAGTCCAAGCTGGCACCATGTTAGTATTGCAGAGGGAACTGAGATTTCATCCAGGTCTTCAT GTTGGTTTCGGGCGCAACGGCACATTGTTTGCTTTGGAACAAGGTAAAGTAGTTGTTTCATGTGAAAAGATGGATCCGAATTGGAATCATACTTGGGTTCAAAGATTTTATAACCACCGCAAAGGACagacaatttacaaaaaattctttaatattataccaaagcCACAACACAATCGATTTAAACTTGTTGAATCCATTTAG